One Plasmodium knowlesi strain H genome assembly, chromosome: 10 genomic window carries:
- a CDS encoding MMS19-like protein, putative, which produces MNVESLVETLVDEYVSPEKVMFRYDREKKVELMYERKKDKEVKKIRANIVKQLIHLMEINQTQEKNTNGTLIQIIGALKRFLFCNENMKRGSAVNLIAQLFEEISMVDLDTEYFECLILFYIKLIEDWHCINGVTTFLLIMFERYRDLLRGMKFSCDMKRTYKVLFASRRGKEKKDLGGVDVSGQVDQGDRPNGVADPGGGEDDWGQYKGYSTFKENRGVYYSDASVEDDDDEDGYEERGGFQREDDNEGDDDDDESEEEVEKEKNACVVYKIMKSLFKHIHAPSFLQNIRLNCYRIILISLQEFRAEMVAIPNFIDKIQVQLENESDPRNILVLFDIIHVLCSAYITHQEGGQVQLGGTEEGENCGIASGEGEEVAKEGEWKEGTHERSPGVAPTDERNPGALFTHESNPGALFTRDRETYYLKSVIDIAFYYFPIEFVNNEARYDSITEEDLQKAFYKCLKSNKRLGNHVIMSILDELYNTEDDEINEKNLQNIKDTLEVCAPFYGSVCCSGFVSTITGLIELECIDSDASDKMANYFVKILLLFFKIINEEEDEHLRQSLFDLHFAGMFRKFNNFLVLHKRLCGGKTPLGGVGLETVAPPVWVSSTDPEKLAELFHLKEIANLSDSSKSGSVRSGDSGHSGRSNRSNRSSRSNRSSCSNRSRRSNRSRRSNRSDGSDGSTPKDKDRSECTSESGRNILSIIREKNHIEKLKEKKERKNKKNKIKLNKFPVIEKILVCISEMSTYVFLYVLETTLKPMLHECYYLVHALTREGASPSKGNAQDTHAEEDSHPEECSLTARNVKVKAKWKLVAAYLSFINNVMSRSAKVEEVVTRGISFVKEICIIGEMLRMGKNEFFHEYHDSGLHLFGILASFVCMHGGVAVRGSGTEHDSTSNATNNATNNATNNATNNATKNPTNNPTNNPTNNPTNNPTNNPTNNPTNNATNNATNNGTNNPTNNATNDDVLFHQAIILFFYLIGMHPGGNVKLGVLGDSGRDLLNQQGDHILKTAEEWRRSIVENHHEFIADIKLNNENILRECKEYKKNDLLLFLMLVSKIIKHKYEQISSYLNTLLMNLCFLLLKFHFGKNEDFNLYISLLRDTYQVDLPYLLFISTNMASFVIRNFYHHVEEMKEKFLLLKGEEDITTGSESIQLDNQTDLQLDLELSPQLDEFDSHSGMNPGGIIAELLRFGQEPIGDTLKWKRVQVKCLLVSPQHGETLNMSYEMEGEKKKKKKIFWGKTKQEERHTTWEGQSFKVRMCETTNREDITSFYLAYIVSLAYWQIYNTCERVIKGSRVFSLSDESPHNQNDQDKIKDELCKPHLLVNNIEVMELCVNYIYQEAVVRSILSKGTSAKGKKQKGHKKADNLKCILIMNSNEELSYYGTYVNHLINLNNLNNVKNLNNLKNVKNMENMENMNHVNSFIRINEVSNLQLRGQIGKRGGEAEMVPHSKISLITHLLNSNPFRNVDVFETDTLIYILKLTLTSHLICEDWKGIAEHQGEVEMPTLASYLYEKMKKNLNHIFITMGEEKKKKFIERLIDCCVDGDVIPCISDKDGMFGGNTKENYLLDNLRGVKFSPRLMNLLLLLFLPALLSIHTQIGLDHMQKLLKFCIYIFLFNLPLESCSSNGVGTCWKDLTSGAKNGSALPPWKSFSEFLDERSKEHLNQGEVPFSHGDDVGDCLLLLDRTNLENVHKCARQIVGILVHNWDGIHKVVDFILCPFDLVDEVSISLSGALSFKRFIDLFAATYEAFIRRWEKGAKGAKGEGTISKGKEPLGVGESPLAPIFSTLFEHPKWDSSMCLFCLLDCAYFGKEDGVFSQIFYSRAENEHHLGGGGTARGTLNGTVNGMKIRLLDRGYLEGDKSAGELKFMTFSLHEDGEIRVANLNGVMRLGGGKSNGYSEEIGESSSGRDTDEGTFFLRRHFLHFFVQHLSLNYDLIIHLWKHSAEEVREENLHLLCDSVGCVSLHQDKFKHVLIWYFYLYPSHVYSHIYSVIHNINTKLLLSEENYNRIVFKPSDAFLTLCREHLLHFICTMYNYVYLVDVGEIFFSVSEFIWFMQREKFSFDYSLPFDVIRRNEKTLNFLEKLRNYLCSRGESSGTGISESAELATEKLNQVKRESSSYEHLSDSLAQGMIRRVDTSPQQVEEHIGSYPPVENEADGHPPKGGNFLSLLQKRKESRVLKYNCKYLCLIHLASIVLLHTPMEKALHDHYNVMEICILKGINKISNFFISKEEYKRNNKRYINGVLRMNAELVRVLFAEEEGPGPKGQNHGGTHKQPIGGKQHEHTDEQLIGREVVSLLLMMALRLLYLIMNLLNFVLAHEGQIWGSKDGGSPVGVSSPTFPKSAFQKNVQFLLSYKCRLVKSLLKLIVSIPLPLARYQCACIFYIISFLNYKSFIPYDVIQDIKWYLSIASVDPHKKIRKMVVLCRARWM; this is translated from the exons ATGAACGTTGAGTCTCTTGTGGAGACTCTCGTGGATGAATATGTATCGCCCGAGAAGGTGATGTTTCGCTATGATCGGGAAAAGAAAGTGGAGCTAATGTACGAGCGGAAAAAGGAtaaagaagtgaaaaaaataagggcgAATATTGTAAAGCAATTAATCCATCTGATGGAGATAAATCAGACACAAGAGAAAAACACAAATGGTACTCTGATACAAATAATAGGTGCCTTGAAAAGGTTCCTATTCTGCaatgaaaatatgaagagaGGATCCGCAGTGAATTTAATTGCTCAGCTGTTTGAGGAGATCAGTATGGTCGACTTAGATACAGAGTACTTCGAATGTTtgatccttttttatattaagcTAATTGAAGACTGGCACTGCATCAATGGGGTTACTACATTTCTGTTAATCATGTTTGAGCGATACAGGGACCTGTTGAGGGGGATGAAGTTTTCTTGCGATATGAAGAGAACGTATAAGGTTTTATTCGCATCGAGGCgtgggaaagaaaagaaggatctTGGGGGGGTGGACGTGTCTGGCCAAGTCGATCAAGGTGATCGTCCAAATGGGGTTGCTGATCCTGGGGGTGGTGAGGACGATTGGGGCCAGTACAAAGGATATTCCACTTTTAAGGAAAACAGGGGAGTCTACTATTCAGATGCATCTGTAGaagatgatgacgatgaggaTGGTTATGAAGAACGCGGTGGGTTTCAACGTGAAGACGATAACGAAGgtgacgatgatgacgatgaatcggaggaagaagtggagaaagaaaaaaacgcctGCGTTGTGTACAAGATAATGAAGAGCCTGTTTAAGCACATCCACGCACCGAGCTTCCTGCAAAACATAAGGCTGAATTGTTACCGCATCATTTTGATATCTTTGCAGGAGTTTCGAGCCGAGATGGTAGCCATTCCAAATTTCATCGACAAGATCCAGGTTCAGCTAGAGAATGAGTCGGACCCCAGGAACATTTTGGTGCTCTTTGACATTATACACGTTCTGTGTAGTGCATACATAACGCATCAAGAAGGGGGGCAAGTTCAATTGGGCGGTACGGAAGAAGGGGAGAACTGTGGCATCGCGAGCGGCGAAGGGGAGGAAGTAGCTAAGGAGGGGGAATGGAAGGAAGGTACCCACGAAAGAAGCCCAGGAGTTGCGCCCACCGACGAAAGAAATCCAGGAGCTCTGTTCACCCATGAAAGTAATCCAGGAGCTCTGTTCACCCGGGACAGAGAAACATACTACCTCAAATCCGTGATCGACATTGCCTTCTATTATTTTCCCATAGAATTTGTAAACAACGAAGCAAGATACGACAGTATCACAGAGGAGGACCTACAGAAAGCGTTTTACAAATGTTTGAAATCAAATAAACGGTTAGGGAATCACGTAATAATGAGCATCTTAGATGAATTATACAACACAGAAGATgatgaaataaatgaaaaaaatttacaaaatattaAAGACACCCTTGAAGTATGTGCACCATTTTATGGTAGTGTATGTTGCTCAGGGTTCGTCTCCACGATCACAGGACTCATCGAATTGGAGTGCATTGACAGTGACGCCTCGGACAAAATGgcaaattattttgtaaaaatactTTTGCTATTCttcaaaattataaatgaagaagaggatgaGCACCTAAGGCAATCATTATTCGATCTGCACTTTGCTGGGATGTTTCGAAAATTTAACAATTTCCTCGTTCTGCACAAGCGTCTTTGTGGTGGAAAGACACCCTTAGGTGGGGTTGGATTGGAAACGGTGGCCCCCCCTGTGTGGGTATCCTCCACTGATCCAGAGAAGTTGGCGGAGCTATTCCATTTGAAGGAAATTGCAAATTTGTCCGATTCTTCCAAGTCGGGAAGTGTCCGAAGTGGCGATAGTGGCCACAGCGGGCGAAGCAACAGAAGTAATCGCAGTAGCCGCAGTAATCGAAGTAGCTGCAGTAATCGAAGTAGGCGTAGTAACCGAAGTAGGCGCAGTAACCGAAGCGATGGAAGCGATGGAAGCACCCCAAAAGACAAAGATCGCAGTGAGTGCACGAGCGAAAGCGGAAGGAACATCCTCTCCAtcataagggaaaaaaaccacatcgaaaaattgaaagagaagaaagagaggaaaaataagaagaacaaaataaagctGAACAAATTCCCGGTGATTGAGAAAATCCTTGTGTGCATATCAGAAATGAGCACCTACGTTTTCCTGTATGTCCTGGAGACGACCCTTAAGCCGATGCTCCACGAGTGCTACTATTTGGTGCACGCGTTGACGAGGGAAGGGGCATCTCCTAGCAAGGGAAACGCACAAGATACACATGCAGAGGAGGACTCACACCCTGAGGAATGTTCACTTACTGCGCGCAACGTAAAGGTAAAAGCGAAGTGGAAGCTCGTCGCGGCGTACCTGAGTTTTATAAACAATGTGATGAGCAGAAGCGCCAAAGTAGAGGAGGTAGTGACAAGGGGGATCAGCTTTGTGAAAGAAATATGCATAATCGGGGAAATGCTGAGGATGGGGAAGAACGAGTTTTTCCACGAGTACCACGATTCGGGTCTGCATCTCTTTGGCATCCTGGCGAGCTTTGTGTGCATGCATGGGGGGGTCGCCGTGCGGGGGAGTGGCACGGAGCACGACTCGACGAGCAACGCAACGAACAACGCAACGAACAACGCAACGAACAACGCAACGAACAACGCAACGAAGAACCCGACGAACAACCCGACGAACAACCCGACGAACAACCCGACGAACAACCCGACGAACAACCCGACGAACAACCCGACGAACAACGCAACGAACAACGCAACGAACAACGGGACGAACAACCCGACGAACAACGCAACGAACGATGACGTGTTGTTCCACCAAGCTatcatcctcttcttctACCTGATCGGAATGCACCCAGGGGGAAATGTAAAGCTCGGTGTGTTGGGCGACAGCGGACGGGACCTCCTGAACCAACAGGGGGACCACATCCTTAAGACCGCAGAAGAATGGAGAAGGAGCATCGTCGAGAACCACCATGAATTCATCGCAGACATCAAACTGAACAACGAAAATATTCTTCGGGAATGtaaagaatataaaaaaaacgacctGCTCTTGTTTCTCATGTTAGTaagtaaaataataaagcaCAAGTATGAACAAATTAGCAGTTACCTAAACACGCTTCTGATGAATTTGTGCTTCTTACTTCTAAAGTTCCACTTCGGGAAGAATGAagattttaatttatatatatctcTTTTGAGGGACACTTACCAGGTGGACCTTCCTTacctccttttcatttccaccAATATGGCTTCATTCGTGATAAGGAATTTTTATCACCACGTTGAggagatgaaggaaaagtttCTCCTCttgaagggggaagaagacatTACCACAGGGAGTGAATCTATTCAGTTAGACAATCAGACAGATCTCCAACTTGATCTGGAGTTATCTCCACAGTTGGATGAGTTTGACTCCCATTCAGGAATGAACCCCGGTGGAATCATTGCCGAACTTCTTCGCTTCGGCCAAGAGCCCATTGGAGACACACTAAAGTGGAAACGCGTCCAGGTGAAATGCCTCCTTGTGTCTCCCCAACACGGGGAGACACTAAATATGTCATATGAaatggaaggggaaaaaaaaaaaaaaaaaaaaattttttgggGTAAAACAAAACAGGAAGAGAGACATACAACATGGGAAGGCCAATCGTTTAAGGTTCGCATGTGTGAAACAACAAATAGAGAAGATATCACATCGTTTTATCTTGCCTACATAGTTAGTTTAGCGTATTGGCAGATTTACAATACATGTGAAAGGGTCATAAAGGGAAGTAGAGTGTTTTCACTTTCAGATGAGTCACCACATAATCAGAATGATcaagataaaataaaggatgaGCTCTGCAAACCCCATCTCCTTGTGAACAATATAGAAGTGATGGAACTTTGTGTAAATTATATCTACCAGGAGGCAGTGGTGAGGAGCATCCTATCCAAGGGTACGTCAgctaaggggaaaaaacagaaggggCACAAAAAAGCAGATAATctaaaatgtattttaatAATGAATAGCAATGAAGAGCTAAGTTACTATGGAACATACGTGAATCATCTGATCAATCTGAACAACCTGAACAACGTGAAGAACCTGAACAACCTGAAGAACGTGAAGAACatggaaaatatggaaaatatgaaccaCGTAAACAGTTTCATTCGAATAAATGAAGTGTCAAATTTACAGCTGAGGGGTCAAATCGGCAAAAGGGGCGGAGAAGCTGAGATGGTTCCACATTCCAAAATCAGTCTCATCACCCATCTGTTAAATAGCAACCCGTTCCGTAATGTTGATGTGTTTGAAACAGACACCTTGATATATATCTTAAAACTGACCTTAACGAGTCATTTAATTTGTGAAGATTGGAAAGGAATAGCGGAGCATCAAGGGGAAGTAGAAATGCCAACCCTGGCTAGTTACCTAtatgagaaaatgaaaaaaaatttaaatcatatatttattacCATGggtgaggagaagaagaaaaaatttatcgaAAGACTCATTGATTGCTGTGTAGATGGGGATGTAATCCCATGCATATCCGATAAGGATGGTATGTTCGGAGGAAACACTAAAGAGAATTATCTATTAGACAATTTACGTGGGGTGAAGTTCTCACCACGTTTAATGAATCTGCTTCTGTTGCTTTTCCTACCTGCCCTCCTCTCCATCCATACACAAATAGGACTAGACCACATGCAAAAGTTATTAAAATTCTGCATTTAcatctttttatttaatctCCCCCTGGAGAGTTGTTCCTCCAATGGCGTTGGTACCTGTTGGAAGGATCTCACGAGCGGCGCTAAGAATGGAAGTGCACTCCCCCCATGGAAATCCTTTTCGGAATTTTTAGATGAAAGGAGCAAGGAACACCTTAACCAAGGGGAAGTCCCTTTTTCGCATGGCGACGATGTAGGAGATtgtcttctccttctggATCGGACCAATTTAGAAAATGTGCATAAATGTGCCCGACAGATTGTAGGAATTCTAGTTCATAACTGGGATGGCATTCACAAAGTGGtagattttattttatgcccATTCGATTTGGTGGACGAGGTTAGCATAAGCTTAAGTGGTGCACTATCTTTTAAGCGCTTCATCGACCTGTTTGCAGCAACATATGAGGCGTTTATACGCAGGTGGGAAAAGGGGGCTAAGGGGGctaagggggaaggaacaaTTTCCAAGGGGAAAGAACCACTCGGGGTAGGGGAATCTCCATTGGCCCCCATTTTTAGCACACTTTTCGAACACCCCAAGTGGGACTCATCAATGTGTCTGTTCTGTCTACTAGATTGCGCTTACTTTGGAAAAGAGGATGGGGTGTTTTCTCAGATATTTTACAGTAGAGCCGAAAATGAACATCACTTGGGAGGAGGAGGTACTGCAAGGGGGACTCTAAACGGGACTGTAAACGGGATGAAAATTCGCTTGTTGGATAGAGGGTACTTGGAGGGTGACAAAAGTGCAGGCGAGTTGAAGTTTATGACCTTTTCCCTACATGAAGACGGAGAAATCAGGGTAGCCAATTTGAATGGTGTCATGCGtctaggggggggtaagtcCAATGGGTATAGTGAAGAGATTGGGGAAAGTAGCAGTGGTAGGGACACAGACGAAGgcaccttcttccttcgaCGACACTTCCTCCATTTCTTCGTACAGCATTTATCACTGAACTACGATTTGATCATCCACCTGTGGAAACATAGCGCAGAAGAAGTGAGAGAGGAAAATCTGCACCTCCTATGCGACAGCGTGGGATGTGTTTCGCTACACCAGGACAAATTTAAGCATGTATTGATCtggtatttttatttatacccTTCCCATGTCTACAGTCATATCTACTCAGTCATTCATAACATAAATACAAAACTCCTGTTAAGCGAAGAGAATTACAACCGTATTGTCTTTAAACCTAGTGATGCTTTCCTCACCTTATGTAGAGAACATTTGTTGCATTTCATCTGTACCATGTATAATTATGTGTACTTGGTTGATGTGGGTGAGATATTCTTTTCCGTATCGGAATTTATTTGGTTCATGCAGAGGGAGAAGTTCTCCTTTGATTACTCATTACCCTTTGATGTCATCAGGAGGAATGAGAAAACGTTAAATTTTCTGGAAAAACTGAGGAACTATTTATGTTCCCGGGGTGAGAGCAGTGGCACGGGCATTTCAGAATCAGCAGAGCTAGCAACGGAGAAATTGAACCAAGTGAAAAGGGAGAGCAGTTCATATGAACATCTATCCGATTCCCTCGCGCAAGGAATGATTAGAAGGGTGGATACATCTCCTCAACAGGTGGAAGAACACATTGGTAGTTATCCGCCCGTTGAAAACGAAGCAGATGGGCATCCCCCCAAGGGTGGCAACTTTTTGTCACTTTTACAAAAACGGAAAGAGAGTAGGGTACTAAAGTATAACTGCAAGTACCTCTGCCTAATCCACTTGGCCTCCATTGTACTCCTGCACACACCCATGGAGAAGGCACTACATGATCATTACAATGTGATGGAGATATGCATTCtgaaaggaataaataaaatttcaaaCTTTTTTATAAGCAAAGAAGAGTACAAGCGTAACAACAAGAGGTATATTAATGGGGTGTTGCGGATGAACGCTGAGCTCGTTCGTGTTCTGTTTGCCGAGGAGGAGGGCCCAGGTCCCAAAGGGCAAAACCATGGGGGTACGCATAAGCAGCCAATCGGAGGGAAACAACATGAGCATACGGATGAACAGTTAATCGGGAGGGAAGTGGTGTCATTACTCCTCATGATGGCCCTGCGTCTCCTCTATCTGATAATGAACCTTTTAAATTTCGTGTTAGCGCACGAGGGGCAAATTTGGGGATCCAAGGATGGAGGATCCCCCGTAGGAGTGTCTTCCCCGACATTTCCGAAAAGTGCTTTTCAGAAGAATGTTCAATTTTTATTGTCATACAAATGTCGTCTGGTGAAGAGCCTGCTCAAGCTAATCGTGTCTATTCCTCTACCTTTGGCTAGGTATCAGTGCGcttgcattttttatatcatttcctttttgaacTACAAGTCTTTTATACCCTATGATGTCATCCAGGAC ATTAAGTGGTACTTGTCCATTGCGTCTGTGGATCCGCACAAGAAGATCAGGAAAATGGTGGTGCTTTGCAGAGCCAGGTGGATGTAA